In the Magnolia sinica isolate HGM2019 chromosome 15, MsV1, whole genome shotgun sequence genome, one interval contains:
- the LOC131228062 gene encoding putative disease resistance protein RGA3, translating into MADSLVSMVMKKIRDALVSNVMKKLGEEVDSVGGAQAELEKISSTFESIQALLNDAEIIQFHNESMQLWLKKLKDVAYDVEDLLDEMIQWPEPESETNDGDDRQRMENQACRWLFSLFTCCGLEDWIRLAHESWTDGDDTDNRSIGDKVRTFFPTISNKIASQQNFAQRIKEVSAKLDQIAADKSKFSFKEIHSFRGGSHPDKAEFQTSSLVDESKMLGRDRDKDIIISKLVSGSSSEEGGIHVISIVGVGGLGKTTLAQLIHNDKRVRSHFNVFPWVCVSDDFNVINLTKAIIEAAVGTSPPDSQLDSLQKQLVQTLQGKLFLIVLDDVWNDDSDSKILVTTRSEKVANTCKPSAYMHELKGLSYDDSWLLFRTRAFAGRIVEDCRALEKIGREIVKKCKGVPLSLKVIGSVMRSKMTTQDWKDILQSQTWEIRDIAKGILPALLLSYYNLPVHLKQCFAYCSIFPKDYKMHKDTLVQLWLAQGFIKPDGKREMEAIGGEYFDELLAQSLFQKVVNDFEFEKVRCTIHDLLHDLIQFITKNECCIFENGKSDSSSVLTVRHSSFIATWETSHIPAPLCHAKKLRTLIQMGYPPISTIPDNLFQCGGSLRALDLRGTYITGIKELPRSIGLLKHLRYLDLSHSEIVELPESVSSLSNMQTLKLNWCECLERLPSGMSAMVRLRHLEIEDTPELKRLPEGLGRISSLRTLSRFIVGGDGGCKIGELKRLDSLQGKLDIEHLERVGSVDEAKEAQLENKSQLRVLSLNMSPDDALEMSGNGEVERMENVVEALRPSLANLEELKIWGYIGSKFPTWIGDSSFSNLVSLRLIYCNKCTQLPGLGRLPSLKYLEITAGLVKRVGSEFYGNSSGGDINRVAFPKLEELVFNYMYELEEWDLRLEDREILPSLHSLRIYYCWKLKALLTHLPKSLTSLDISGCGEILWPLPNLPSLKTFQISHLKSTTCLPYGWKKLESLETLTISNCSKLRSLPDDLGQLKSLRSLQIYGCPELRSLPQGLWGLTCLQDFKISGNRMLADKCIRKYRSKASHIPNIWIDHHRIE; encoded by the exons ATGGCAGATTCGCTTGTTTCGATGGTTATGAAGAAAATTCGAGATGCACTTGTTTCAAATGTTATGAAGAAACTCGGGGAAGAGGTTGATTCGGTTGGTGGCGCCCAAGCAGAACTTGAAAAGATATCTTCTACGTTCGAATCCATTCAAGCACTTCTTAATGATGCAGAAATTATCCAATTTCACAACGAAAGCATGCAACTTTGGTTAAAAAAGCTCAAAGACGTGGCTTACGATGTGGAGGACTTGCTAGATGAGATGATTCAATGGCCAGAACCTGAATCAGAGACAAACGATGGTGACGATCGGCAGCGCATGGAAAACCAGGCATGTAGGTGGTTATTTTCACTCTTTACATGTTGCGGTCTAGAAGATTGGATCAGGTTGGCCCATGAATCATGGACCGACGGTGATGATACTGATAATCGCAGCATTGGAGATAAGGTTCGGACGTTTTTTCCCACAATTTCCAACAAAATTGCATCACAGCAAAATTTTGCGCAACGGATAAAAGAAGTAAGTGCGAAGCTGGATCAGATTGCAGCTGACAAAAGTAAGTTCAGTTTTAAGGAGATTCACAGTTTCCGTGGAGGTAGTCATCCTGACAAGGCCGAGTTTCAAACTAGTTCGCTCGTAGATGAATCGAAGATGCTCGGGAGAGACAGAGACAAAGATATAATAATAAGCAAGTTGGTCAGCGGGAGCAGTTCTGAGGAGGGAGGGATTCATGTCATTTCGATAGTAGGCGTTGGCGGGTTGGGCAAGACGACTCTTGCTCAATTGATCCACAATGATAAAAGGGTGAGGAGCCATTTCAATGTGTTTCCATGGGTTTGTGTTTCTGATGATTTTAATGTCATAAATCTTACAAAAGCAATTATAGAAGCAGCCGTAGGGACAAGTCCACCGGATTCTCAGCTAGACTCATTGCAAAAGCAGCTTGTCCAAACATTACAGGGCAAGCTATTCTTGATTGTGCTTGATGATGTGTGGAACGATGATAGTGACAG TAAAATTTTGGTCACCACTCGCAGCGAGAAGGTTGCAAATACATGCAAGCCGTCTGCCTACATGCATGAATTGAAAGGTTTATCCTATGATGATAGCTGGTTACTGTTCAGAACCAGAGCTTTCGCTGGGAGGATAGTGGAAGATTGCCGGGCGTTGGAAAAGATCGGAAGAGAGATAGTGAAGAAGTGTAAAGGAGTGCCTCTTTCGTTAAAGGTAATTGGAAGCGTCATGCGTTCCAAGATGACCACACAAGATTGGAAGGACATCTTGCAAAGCCAAACATGGGAAATACGAGACATCGCGAAAGGTATCTTACCGGCTTTGTTGCTGAGCTATTATAATTTGCCTGTCCATTTGAAGCAGTGTTTTGCATATTGCTCAATATTTCCGAAAGATTATAAGATGCATAAGGATACATTGGTCCAGTTGTGGTTAGCTCAGGGTTTCATCAAGCCCGATGGAAAAAGAGAGATGGAAGCAATCGGAGGAGAGTACTTTGACGAACTACTGGCGCAGTCTTTGTTtcaaaaagtggtgaatgattttgaatttgaaaaagtCAGATGTACAATACATGATCTCCTTCACGATCTCATCCAATTCATTACAAAGAATGAATGTTGCATCTTTGAGAATGGAAAGTCGGACTCCAGCTCTGTACTTACAGTCCGTCATTCATCATTTATTGCCACCTGGGAAACCTCACACATTCCTGCTCCTCTATGTCATGCAAAAAAATTGCGAACTCTCATCCAAATGGGATATCCACCGATTAGTACCATCCCTGATAATTTATTCCAATGCGGTGGGTCCCTTAGGGCATTGGATCTCCGTGGTACTTATATCACAGGAATTAAAGAATTGCCAAGATCAATTGGGTTGCTGAAGCATTTACGATATCTTGACTTGTCTCATTCAGAGATAGTTGAGTTGCCGGAATCAGTGAGTAGTCTCAGCAATATGCAGACCTTGAAGTTGAATTGGTGTGAATGCCTCGAAAGACTGCCAAGTGGGATGAGTGCAATGGTCCGCTTGAGACATCTAGAAATTGAAGACACACCGGAACTAAAGCGCTTACCGGAAGGGTTGGGGAGAATAAGTTCCCTTCGAACGTTGAGTAGGTTTATCGTGGGAGGCGATGGAGGATGTAAGATTGGAGAGCTGAAGCGACTTGACTCTCTCCAAGGAAAGCTAGATATAGAACACTTGGAGAGAGTAGGGAGCGTGGATGAGGCTAAGGAAGCACAACTGGAGAACAAGTCACAACTTCGTGTATTGTCTCTAAATATGTCACCAGATGATGCTCTTGAAATGTCAggaaatggtgaggtggagaggaTGGAAAATGTAGTTGAAGCCCTCCGGCCGTCCCTTGCAAACCTAGAAGAGCTGAAAATTTGGGGATACATTGGTTCCAAGTTCCCAACCTGGATAGGAGATTCATCTTTCTCAAATTTAGTCAGCTTGAGATTAATATATTGCAATAAGTGTACACAGTTGCCTGGGCTAGGGAGACTACCTTCGCTTAAATACCTTGAAATAACGGCAGGTCTTGTAAAACGGGTGGGAAGTGAATTTTACGGGAATAGCAGTGGTGGGGACATAAACAGGGTGGCATTCCCGAAGCTGGAAGAGCTCGTGTTCAATTACATGTATGAATTGGAGGAGTGGGACTTGAGATTAGAAGACAGAGAGATATTGCCGTCTCTACACTCATTAAGAATTTACTACTGCTGGAAATTGAAGGCACTGCTGACACACCTCCCGAAAAGTCTAACATCCCTCGACATCTCGGGATGTGGCGAGATTTTGTGGCCATTACCGAACCTCCCAAGCCTCAAGACATTTCAGATATCTCATTTAAAAAGCACGACGTGTCTCCCCTACGGATGGAAAAAATTGGAGTCACTAGAGACTCTTACTATCAGCAATTGCTCTAAATTGAGGTCTCTTCCTGATGATTTGGGACAGCTCAAGTCTCTTAGGAGTCTCCAGATATACGGCTGCCCCGAGTTGCGGTCATTGCCTCAAGGGTTGTGGGGCCTTACCTGTCTCCAAGATTTTAAAATCTCCGGCAATCGAATGCTGGCTGATAAATGCATAAGGAAGTATCGGAGCAAAGCGTCACACATCCCAAACATCTGGATTGACCACCACAGAATCGAATGA